Genomic DNA from Acanthopagrus latus isolate v.2019 chromosome 2, fAcaLat1.1, whole genome shotgun sequence:
TGAGAGTTCATGTGAGACTTAAAGCTTTTTATCTCGAATGtaaccattttatttttactcttcagaaaaaatatactttaaaaaaaaagaggctgaaatATGGCACGTCCCGATGGCCTGGGGGGGTTCACGGCGCTGACCATGTAATCACAAAGTCTGAGTCTAGCCAGGGACGCTGGTTGCATTTCATTGCTCTcccttcatttcctgtctccCCTCTACCAAAATAAAGACACCCCCAAAACAGTCAGAAAATACCATATAATTGTAATGGTATTATTTAAATTTATATAAAGGAATTTTGAGTTCAGAACAGTTGTCTTTATTCATGTAAAAGATCTctgtaaatttaatttaatttagtttcatTCCAAGAGGTTTTAATAACCTTTAAAATGACCTGAAAGGCTGTAGTTCAAATTTTTCATGTCAGCCAAAACTACAAATATTCAcacaatttctctctctctttttttggttCCTTTATTCTAAGTTTTTCATGCTAAAGCTGTGCCAGGAGAGAGACGTCTGTaacaacatgacaaaatgtcaatCTGCACACCAGGTGTATGCTCAGTGACCTGGTTACAGAACTACAGCAACTTCATTACATCCTCAAGCAGCGCCACCAATGCAACTCCTTCAACCTGCGGACATCCGCCTGTCTCCATGAGTAAGAAACGCGCATCACTAAATATCCCACAGGATGCTCTGTTTCACCGGGCGGTTTAACACAACTCCGGAGTCGCACGAGGCTGAAATGTCAGCCACAGGCGCCGACAGAGGAAGACTTGCGAGCGTGTTAGCTGCATAACGGGACTTTTGGCTCCCTTGTTTGTCTCGTTTCTAATGATTAGCGATGAGTCAAACACTGCCAAGCACGCACAATTATAAAACATCTGCAATCAAGCTAATGAGAGTTGTCAATGAGCTGCTGTAACTTTTTTTGTGTACAGTGGCAAAATCTGATCTGACAAGCTCGTaaataaaggaggaaaaaacaacaacaaaaaaaaacccaacagagCGAGTCGGGGAGCAGAAGTTATCCATCATCGGGCTGAAGCGTCCAGCCCGGTCCCTGCTGAGAggctcctctctgctgatgcAAAGGAATGCATATCAAATAGCCTGGGAGACGGCCTGTTGTGTGAGGCACGCTTCTGCACAAATAATCAAACAGAACTTAGAAAAATCAGGCTTTGTAAATAACAGCGTCACGCGACACCAAGGCCTCTTTATATCAAACCCCTAACAAAGACCCGATTGAAAAACTTCCCGAGACGTCTCACTGTTAAGACATGAGTGCAGGTGTCCCTGGGAATAAATTAACATATTTGCTGTTGCTCCTTCCAGCTTTTAACTCTCAAAGTATTTCAACaggatggagggggggaaagATCCCGAGGACGATTCCAGGAGACGCGTGTCCAATGCTTCTCTTAACAGCATAATCAACGACTTGGCTTTCATTCATCATGCTGCACGAGCACATCGCTCTCATCTTTTATTAGACATAACACATGTTTGTCAGTGtcgttgtgttgtttttgtgccctctttttgtgatttattagatttttggacgaacacttttatttattttcatttcccatTAATTGagatactgaaaataaaatgtaccgTGGCGCTGCGGGGAAACGTGAGAAATGCGGTGTTGATGGATGTTTTAGTGCACGTTACCTGTGCTGCTCCATGGCCTGCCTGCTGTGCAGCTGAAGCCCACACTCGCCACAACACAGCTGGCCTTGAGCCTGGCCCTCGTGCCTCATCCCTGCTGCAAACTGGCCCAGCCTGCTGAGGAGCTCTCGGTGCAGCAAGCCCTGGTGCAGCAGGCCGCTGTACGCCCGGGGGTCCAGCGGCACGCCTAGGGACGGGGCCACTGACACGGACACGGGCAGCATCCCCTCCCCCGTGTGGTTGGAGGGGACAGAGTATATGGAGGCGAGATGTTTCTCGGAGATCCCGGGGAAACAGTCGAGAGAGTTTCCCACCACTTGTCCGCTGTCTTCTGGGCTTGTGTGCAGCTCTCGGGCGCTGGTGATCACGCTGCCTCTCAGGGGCGTCCCCGGACCCTCGTCTCTGGCCTGGTCGGATGCACAGCTTCCCTCCCCGGTGCTGGAAGACCTGCCCTCGCCATCATCCACCTGCATGTTCTCTGATTTTATACTTCTGGCGGGATCCTGGGAGGAGGCCTCAGATAACTCGGGTTGAGGATGCTCGGAACCCTCCATGTCGACCTCTGCCTCCAGCTTGGGACTCGATTCAGGAGCCGCCTCAGACTCTGGACCGGGAGAGCTCCTCTCTGTCATGTGGTACAGGGCCAGGTGGTGCAGAGCGGTTGGGGAGTTGCGGGTGGGTCCATCCTGTATGGAATGCTTCTTGGACATCAACATGTGCCTCCAGTGCCTGGCCCGGCTGTGGTCACTGTGGTCTCCGGAGCTGGGGTTCCTCACCGCcacctcctcgctctcctccgcCTGGATGGTCTCCAGCACCTTCAAGCACTGCTCCTCCAGGTACTCGATCTCCAAGATCTCCGCGGCGTACAGCAGGTCGTCCAGGTCCTCGGCGGTGGCCTGGAGCGAGGCGGTGTAGGCGTACTCCAGGATCTGCTGGAAGGTCTTGGGGGACAGGAAGTCCAGGGCGTAGCGCAGGCTGCTGCGGTGGAACAGGATCTCAAACATTTTGCTGGTGCAGGCCAGGACGGTGCGGTGCGCCGGGAACTCCTGGCCGTCCAcggtgatgatgacatcacacagggTGCCGGTGAGGCGCATCTGGTTTGCCCGCTGCAGGAGCGTGCTGGGGTGAGTGGGGTTGTGGAGCTGGAGCACACCCATGTTTGTCAGACCCGTATCCACTCCGACCTTCGCTGAGCCCGCGCATGAGGTGTGGCTGCTTCACTTGCCTTCAGCTGGTTGTGGGTCTGTGGGTGCGggtgtgggtggaggaggagggggaggagggtgagaggaTCATTAGTGGCTGTCTGGCTCACAATGTGATCTAAAAAGGTAGTTAATTAAACTCCAGTGTCCACTCCCTGGTCAGTCAGCAGGAATCAtttcaaatcacacacacacaaaaaaaacatctgataaaatattttctgtgaaaTCTAAGAAACACAAACCCCCCTCTCTTGAtctctgcagggtttttttttttttttttttatctaacgctctgaacatgtttatttattttaattacgAGCCAAAGACAGACAACAGGTCGATAAAGCGGCAGAGCAACAGTTTCCATTGCAGGTGATTAGTCTGAGGGCTCGTTCGGAGCCGGTCACGTCGCTGTAATAACGTCTGCATACTGAGAGGTGACGGTTCAATTTATCAAGCTCctcacacgcgcgcgcacacacacacacacacacacacacacacacacacacacacacacacacactctccctctctctctctcacacacacacacacactcacatgcccTCAACAGGTAGGCCCTGCTATTAACAAACGCCTCGGAGGGGCTGATTAGTTCATTTAGGCTGCGCACGTTCGTGATTAGATGTGTTGGAGACAATTAAGCAGCTCCGCCAAAAATCCCTCAATAAGTTATAAAACTATCAGATTGACGAGCGCGTGAGAATGGAGCGAGACGTGTctgttctttcttctctttttttcttcctctcctctcctcaacATTTTAAACACCTTGAACGACAGAGTGGGTGATGATCCGGCTTCTGTGTGCGATGATGAGTGCTGTCGGACCCACTTCAGCCCAGCACCCCGAGTGATGCTGACAGGCTGCATCCTCAACTAACCGCAACATCAGAGCGCATCAGGTGCAGACGcgcaaagaaagaagaaaaaaaaaaccctcgcCGGTTTTATCCAAACACATTGCGACAAATTAACCCCTCCGCACACGCTTATTTACTGTCtgaggggggagagggaaggcgagagagagagggggacagGGACGCGTGATGTctggaaaacatgaaatatttgaAACCCAGAATAATCTTTGGAGAACTGGCCCCGGTGCGCGATCCGGTTCTGCGCGTAATCCAAGTTtgtaaaaaatctaaatccGGCTGCAGCTAAACTTAGATCCATCCGCACATGTGTGCCGGAGGAcggaatttaaaaaaaaaaaaaaaaacccaacccgcccgctacaaaaaaacaaacaaaaaacaaaaacaaaaaacccctgTCATTATTCCACATATTAATTTGTTCACACGAGACTGTGAAAAGTAGTTGATCAGAGCAGAGCGGGATCAAGAAGCGGTGCTAGGCAAAGTGTCGGCTGTCACAGCGGCTCTTACCTCTGCTCTCCTCACGTCCTCCGCTGATTATCCAGGCAACATCATGCTTACACATTTCACAGTGCCCGCTCCAAACTCAGTCCTGCTCCAAGTAAGCAAATCATCACCCAGCCGCGACAGTCAAAGCAGCGCGGGGGGAGGACAGCGCCGCTTCCGAGGGgcgctttcaaaataaaacccgAGTCTGCGAAAACAAACCACgtgttgaaaatgtgtctggCGAGCAgatgggggggagagagaggagtgatgAGGAGAAAGGTGGAGTGTTATTGTTCAGAAGAGAATAGGATGGAAGAAGAGCCGTGAAatgagctgaagaagaagaagaagagcaggaggagatgtCTTTTTTAATAAGTAATTACGCTGCAGCAACCGATCTCGATTAAAACGTACACCTGGTTTAAGAGAATTTGAATGAACAGTCAGATTAAGACTGTCAAACTGAGTCAAAAGTGATATTAatattatctatctatctatctatctatctatctatctatctatccactTCTAGCATTGgaaatgacaagaaaataaaaacttttcttgcaaaatatcatggtttgtctttttcctctatTTTCGCGTAATACAGtaaaaatcagagaaaagtGGGTCTTATTGTTTAGAGATAATAACAAATCTTAAAAGATGCATTTAAACTGTAGAGACGAACGTTCTTGCTGGCAAGTCAAATGTCTCTTGTTGATTCTTTAACTCAGTTTTAATTCCAAATATGTTGTATTGCTTATCTTCATTTGTTGCTTAGATGAAGTTATAGTCTTCTCTGGTTATAAAAGAAAACTACtaaactaaaaatattttttttccttggtaCGGTCACCAAAATATATCCAGAGGatacagtgattaaaaaaaagtttaaaaacaaacaaacaaaaaacttttgtCTTGGAAAAATGTGGGAGTGTTTAATTTCTGACATCTGAACAGATGATTGCTGAATGGAAACGGCTGAGTAGGCAAGAATTCAGAAAGTAGAAAGGCTGCGGCATCCTGGTGACCTACAGTGCTTTAGAGACTCTCACCATGAGGTCAGCTGAGGTCGAGAATCT
This window encodes:
- the zbtb16b gene encoding zinc finger and BTB domain-containing protein 16-A isoform X2, whose protein sequence is MGVLQLHNPTHPSTLLQRANQMRLTGTLCDVIITVDGQEFPAHRTVLACTSKMFEILFHRSSLRYALDFLSPKTFQQILEYAYTASLQATAEDLDDLLYAAEILEIEYLEEQCLKVLETIQAEESEEVAVRNPSSGDHSDHSRARHWRHMLMSKKHSIQDGPTRNSPTALHHLALYHMTERSSPGPESEAAPESSPKLEAEVDMEGSEHPQPELSEASSQDPARSIKSENMQVDDGEGRSSSTGEGSCASDQARDEGPGTPLRGSVITSARELHTSPEDSGQVVGNSLDCFPGISEKHLASIYSVPSNHTGEGMLPVSVSVAPSLGVPLDPRAYSGLLHQGLLHRELLSRLGQFAAGMRHEGQAQGQLCCGECGLQLHSRQAMEQHRRLHNEEKGHGCEYCGKHFQDSMRLRMHMLSHTAPAEALVCDQCGATFSSEDALEAHRQTHTGTDMAVFCLLCAKRFQTQKALQQHMEVHAGMHSYICSHCERPFPSHTTLKRHLRSHTGDHPFECEFCGSCFRDDGTLRGHKRIHTGEKPYECNGCGKRFSLKHQLETHYRVHTGEKPFECKLCHQRSRDYSAMIKHLRTHNGASPYQCTICQDFCPSLAAMQKHMKGHKPEDVPADWRIEKTYLYVCYV
- the zbtb16b gene encoding zinc finger and BTB domain-containing protein 16-A isoform X3: MGVLQLHNPTHPSTLLQRANQMRLTGTLCDVIITVDGQEFPAHRTVLACTSKMFEILFHRSSLRYALDFLSPKTFQQILEYAYTASLQATAEDLDDLLYAAEILEIEYLEEQCLKVLETIQAEESEEVAVRNPSSGDHSDHSRARHWRHMLMSKKHSIQDGPTRNSPTALHHLALYHMTERSSPGPESEAAPESSPKLEAEVDMEGSEHPQPELSEASSQDPARSIKSENMQVDDGEGRSSSTGEGSCASDQARDEGPGTPLRGSVITSARELHTSPEDSGQVVGNSLDCFPGISEKHLASIYSVPSNHTGEGMLPVSVSVAPSLGVPLDPRAYSGLLHQGLLHRELLSRLGQFAAGMRHEGQAQGQLCCGECGLQLHSRQAMEQHRRLHNEEKGHGCEYCGKHFQDSMRLRMHMLSHTGTDMAVFCLLCAKRFQTQKALQQHMEVHAGMHSYICSHCERPFPSHTTLKRHLRSHTGDHPFECEFCGSCFRDDGTLRGHKRIHTGEKPYECNGCGKRFSLKHQLETHYRVHTGEKPFECKLCHQRSRDYSAMIKHLRTHNGASPYQCTICQDFCPSLAAMQKHMKGHKPEDVPADWRIEKTYLYVCYV
- the zbtb16b gene encoding zinc finger and BTB domain-containing protein 16-A isoform X1, with the protein product MGVLQLHNPTHPSTLLQRANQMRLTGTLCDVIITVDGQEFPAHRTVLACTSKMFEILFHRSSLRYALDFLSPKTFQQILEYAYTASLQATAEDLDDLLYAAEILEIEYLEEQCLKVLETIQAEESEEVAVRNPSSGDHSDHSRARHWRHMLMSKKHSIQDGPTRNSPTALHHLALYHMTERSSPGPESEAAPESSPKLEAEVDMEGSEHPQPELSEASSQDPARSIKSENMQVDDGEGRSSSTGEGSCASDQARDEGPGTPLRGSVITSARELHTSPEDSGQVVGNSLDCFPGISEKHLASIYSVPSNHTGEGMLPVSVSVAPSLGVPLDPRAYSGLLHQGLLHRELLSRLGQFAAGMRHEGQAQGQLCCGECGLQLHSRQAMEQHRRLHNEEKGHGCEYCGKHFQDSMRLRMHMLSHTGMCRRREASAVERTPSPSVASQADSLLTVQRLITGHAPAEALVCDQCGATFSSEDALEAHRQTHTGTDMAVFCLLCAKRFQTQKALQQHMEVHAGMHSYICSHCERPFPSHTTLKRHLRSHTGDHPFECEFCGSCFRDDGTLRGHKRIHTGEKPYECNGCGKRFSLKHQLETHYRVHTGEKPFECKLCHQRSRDYSAMIKHLRTHNGASPYQCTICQDFCPSLAAMQKHMKGHKPEDVPADWRIEKTYLYVCYV